One stretch of Microcebus murinus isolate Inina chromosome 12, M.murinus_Inina_mat1.0, whole genome shotgun sequence DNA includes these proteins:
- the LOC142874326 gene encoding uncharacterized protein LOC142874326, with the protein MSPTAPLVSAQPKTSMQRKSLDWFHRPFKKRT; encoded by the coding sequence ATGTCACCTACGGCGCCTTTAGTCTCAGCTCAGCCAAAAACTTCAATGCAAAGGAAAAGTCTGGATTGGTTTCACAGGCCTTTTAAAAAGCGGACTTAA